The Magnolia sinica isolate HGM2019 chromosome 10, MsV1, whole genome shotgun sequence genome includes a window with the following:
- the LOC131258309 gene encoding uncharacterized protein LOC131258309, whose amino-acid sequence MGLFTLCLGGGAFFLIGAWEALSSSYAHLHPSLSYTSQPSRKHGNSFFSSFTLFAIALFSFLSILNSIFSSVDALQHNDRVGFALQLQYSATSFLFLIYSLTGFLIDFTQLLPLPPSILNLIALFAFGQEFLLFYLQRKDPYGLENRYFDLLLVPIFICFFSTLLQMGLPKSPFPTLARGIGLILQGTWFIQMGFSFYTSLIAHGCTLHEKSRGNYTIRCKGHPESHRSKAITTLQFNCHLAFLVVLVISAYSVMGQGHRPTSDYRSYKPLSEELRQFDNPSQFTLNSDDDEEEITLEEKAIQQKPPLQVLGANGFGAH is encoded by the coding sequence ATGGGGCTCTTCACATTGTGTCTGGGCGGAGGCGCCTTCTTTCTAATCGGTGCCTGGGAGGCGCTCTCCTCATCCTACGCCCACTTACACCCATCGCTCTCTTATACTTCCCAACCATCAAGAAAACATGGAAattccttcttctcttccttcacCCTCTTCGCCATCGCCCTTTTTTCCTTCTTGTCCATCCTCAATTCCATTTTTTCTTCCGTCGATGCTCTTCAACACAACGATCGTGTCGGCTTCGCACTTCAATTACAATATTCGGCAACTTCCTTCCTCTTTCTCATTTATTCCCTCACCGGATTCTTGATTGATTTCACCCAACTCCTTCCTTTACCTCCCTCAATTCTCAATCTAATCGCCCTCTTCGCCTTCGGTCAGGAATTCCTGCTCTTCTACCTCCAACGTAAGGACCCGTACGGCCTCGAGAACCGGTACTTCGACCTTCTCCTTGTTCCCATCTTCATCTGCTTCTTCTCAACTCTCCTCCAAATGGGCCTCCCCAAATCCCCCTTCCCGACCTTGGCCCGTGGCATTGGGCTGATTCTCCAAGGGACCTGGTTTATCCAGATGGGCTTCTCTTTCTACACAAGTCTGATCGCACACGGGTGCACTTTGCATGAGAAGAGCAGAGGGAATTACACGATTAGGTGCAAGGGGCATCCTGAGTCTCACCGGAGCAAGGCTATCACGACACTTCAGTTCAACTGCCATCTCGCttttcttgttgtattggttatcagCGCCTATTCGGTCATGGGTCAGGGTCACAGACCCACGTCTGATTACCGGAGCTATAAGCCGCTTAGTGAGGAATTGAGGCAGTTTGATAATCCATCCCAATTCACATTGAATTCTGATGACGATGAAGAAGAGATAACGTTGGAGGAGAAGGCAATTCAACAGAAGCCTCCTTTGCAGGTATTGGGTGCCAATGGTTTCGGTGCTCATTGA